The nucleotide sequence GGCCCTGAGGCGTCTCGGCCCGCAGCAGGGTCGCGACGGCGAGTTTGCGGGCTGCACGGCGCACCGCGGCCTCGGTGAGGGCATCCGGAACGGCGCTCAGCACCGCGCGGTAGGCGTCCATCACCTCCTGTGCCCGCTCGGGATCACAGGAGAAGCCGCCCTCAAACACCCCGGTGTCGCGGTATTCAAGGTGGGTGAGGTCGGCACTGTCACTGAGCCCGGTGTCGAGCAGGGCCCAGTACAGCAGACCATTCTCACCGCCGATCAGCTCGGCAAGAACTGCGGCAGCCTCACGGAGCGGGTGTGTGGCGGACAGGCCGGGCAGGGCAAGCGCGACCTGCTCCCGCGCGAGATGCGGATCCCGGAGGAGACGAACCGTGCCGGGAGCGGGGGGAGGCAGGGAGGCAGCCGGCGCCAACGCGGAGATTCCAGCCGGCCAGTCGCCCAGGGCTGCCTGTGCCCAGGCCAGCACCTGGCCAGGGTCAAAGGCCCCCACAACGGCCAGGGCCACCCGCTCCGCCCCGTAGCGTTCGCGCCAGTTGCGCAGCAGGGCCGCGCGGGTGAGGGCCCCTACCGTCTGGGGCGTTCCCAAGACTGGATGCCCCAGGGGATGCGTGCCCCAGTAGGCCGCGCGCAGGGCGTCGGCGGCGCGAACGGCGGGCTGCTCAGCGTACATGGCGATCTCTTCGAGAATCACGCCGCGCTCGGTTTCGATGTCACTGGCCCGCAGGGCTGGACGCAGCAGCTCGGTGAGGGTGTCCAGCAGTTCAGAGGCCTGTTCCGGCAGGGCCGCAGCGTGGTAGACCGTGACTTCCTCACCGGTAAAGGCGTTGGCGTGCCCGCCCAGCTCGTCGAGCCGCCGGTTGAGCTCGGCGGCGTCTAGGCGCTCAGAGCCCTTAAACATCAGGTGTTCGAGAAAGTGCGAAACCCCCAGCTCCTCTGGGCGCTCGTCCCGCGCCCCGGTCGCCACGAAGTACCCGGCGGCCACGGTCTGTGCGTCCCCATCCGGTTCGAGGAGAAGGGTGAGGCCATTGGAGAGGGTATGCCGCTGCGTCACGCGTGTGCCTCCCCGGGACCCAGCGTCACGACCGTCGCGTATGGAACGGGATCATAGCCAGCCAGGAAAGCGTTGACCTCCTCCAGGGAGAGGGCACCGAGCTCCGCGCGCAGCTCAGCCACGCTCCGCACGCGGCCAAACACCGCCAGATCACGGGTGAGGCCGCTTGCCCGGCCACGCAGGCTCTCTGCTCCAAAGACCACACCCGCGACCAGCCCGGCCCGAGCACGCCCGAACTCGGCTTGGGAGAGGCCCTGCGGCAAGCGGGCGAGTTCGGCCAGCAGCACCTCCAGCGTCTCGGGGGCGCGTTCCGGCGTGCTGCCGGCATACGCGGTGAGAAAGCCCTGTCCGCCCAACAGAACGGACGACGCCTGAACGCTGTACGCGAGGCCGCGTTCCTCACGCACCGCGTGAAAGAGGCGGCTGGCACTTCCCCCCGAGAGCGCCGCCAGAGCCACCTGCCAGGAGAGCCAGTCGGGGCTGTGGGGCGAAACGCCCGGCGCCGTGACGCTCAGATGCGTCTGCTCGGCGTCCTCGTGGGGGAGGTGGACCCGTCCGCCCGGCTGGAAGGCGACGGGCACCACGTCGTGCTGCCCCCCCTGCCAGTCCGCGAAGGTCCGCTCCAGCAGCTCCCGTACCTCCGCCGGATCGGCATCGGCGACCAGACCCAGCACGCTTCCCCGCGGGCCGTAGCGAGTCAGAAAGGCGCGCAGGCTCTCCACGGTGAGCCGGGCGAGGCCCTCTAAGGTGCCGCTCACCGGATGCGCGAAGCCCGCAAAGGACGAGCCGGGCACCCGGGGAAAGGCCAGCCGCCGGGCCGCGACGGCGAGCAGATCGGGAGGACTGTCCTCTAAGCCTTCCAGGTCCTGCCGCGCAAGGTCAACGAGAATGGGCAACTCCTCGGGCGGGAGGGCAGGCCGCCGCAACAGGTCGGCGATCAGGGCGAGCGCGGCGGGCAGGTCCGCGGTGAGGCCGCTCACCCCAAAACGGGTCGCCTCTATTCCGGCCCCCCCACTCCGGCGCAGGCCCAGGTCGTCGAGCGCGTCCTGAAAGGCGCGGGCGTTCCGGCCACCCGCCCCCTTGTAGAGCCACTCTTCCAGCACACCCGCAGACCCCTCGTGGCCCACCGGATCATGGGCGCTGCCCACCGGAACGCGCAGGTCCAGCGCAAACCCCACCCCCCGGCGGCGCTCGAAGGCGGCGGTGAGGCCATGTTCCAGGGTCCACACGTGCGCGCTCGGCGCAGCCACAATCGTCACCGGGGGATTGTAGCGCCGCGCCGGGGGAACACCGGGAGCCAGGTCACCGGGTCCCTCGCAGCTCCGGGGGCGGCGGGGCCTCCAGACTCAACCGCTCACCCGTGAGGGGATGGGTGAAGGTCAGGCGCTCGGCATGGAGCCGGTATCCACCGTCCCCCGGCAGGCCGGGCAGCTCCGGTCGGGGCAGGCCGCCCGGACCATACAGCGGGTCACCCACGAGCGGATGACCAACCGAAGCGAGGTGAATACGAATCTGGTGCGGGCGGCCGGTGTGGATGTCCACCCTCAAGAGCGTTTCCCCCGTCGCGGGCCGGCGCTCCAGCACGCGGGCCACGCTGCGGGAAGGCTTGCCCGCTGCATTCGCCGCGAACACGGTACCCAGGCGCGGATGTGGGACCGGACCGATGGGCGTGGTGATGACGTACTCCTCCTTGACCACAATGCCGCTTGCCAGCGCCCGGTACTGCTTCTGCACGGCGTGCTCCCGCCAGGCCCGCGCCAGAACAGAAGCTGCCTGGGGGCAGCGCGCAAACAGCACGAGCCCCGACGTGCCGCGGCCTAGGCGGTGCAGGGGCCGGGCTGCGGGAAACTCGGCCTGCACGAGCGCCAGCAGCGTATGCCTCAGGAAGCCCCCGCCCGGCAGCGTGGGGAGCCCGGACGGCTTGGCGACCGCGAGCAGCGCCGCGTCCCGGTGGACCAGGTCGTAGCGCAGCGGCACGTCCTCCTCCTCCCAGGGTGGCCGCCGCCATTCGAGGATCTGTCCGGGGCGCAACCCTTCTGGGCCATGGACGAGCCGACCGTCCAGGCGCACCTCGCCGCGTTCCAGCCTGGCGCGCCAGTCCTCCTCTGCGGAATGCGGGTAGTGACGGGTCAGGTACGCGAGCACGGTCAGCCCCTGGGCCCGGCGACCCAGCTCCTCACGGTAGGTGTAGCCGTTATTGAGGGCCATCACCGCAGCCTAGAGGCCTGGACGTTGCCAGGGCAGAACGCAGGCGGCGAGGGAATAAACGCCGCTGCCCGTCTGTCGCCCGAGGCGTGGCAGGCGGTATAAGTTCCGGCGTTACTCAGCAACCTGCCGTGCTGGGCGCACCCAAATGAGTCTGTTCC is from Deinococcus sp. YIM 77859 and encodes:
- a CDS encoding pitrilysin family protein gives rise to the protein MTQRHTLSNGLTLLLEPDGDAQTVAAGYFVATGARDERPEELGVSHFLEHLMFKGSERLDAAELNRRLDELGGHANAFTGEEVTVYHAAALPEQASELLDTLTELLRPALRASDIETERGVILEEIAMYAEQPAVRAADALRAAYWGTHPLGHPVLGTPQTVGALTRAALLRNWRERYGAERVALAVVGAFDPGQVLAWAQAALGDWPAGISALAPAASLPPPAPGTVRLLRDPHLAREQVALALPGLSATHPLREAAAVLAELIGGENGLLYWALLDTGLSDSADLTHLEYRDTGVFEGGFSCDPERAQEVMDAYRAVLSAVPDALTEAAVRRAARKLAVATLLRAETPQGRLFALGLDFLALGRPLSTAEQVDRYAGVTLADVRAVLDLCPLTAPVVVALGPAERLR
- a CDS encoding pitrilysin family protein, which translates into the protein MTIVAAPSAHVWTLEHGLTAAFERRRGVGFALDLRVPVGSAHDPVGHEGSAGVLEEWLYKGAGGRNARAFQDALDDLGLRRSGGAGIEATRFGVSGLTADLPAALALIADLLRRPALPPEELPILVDLARQDLEGLEDSPPDLLAVAARRLAFPRVPGSSFAGFAHPVSGTLEGLARLTVESLRAFLTRYGPRGSVLGLVADADPAEVRELLERTFADWQGGQHDVVPVAFQPGGRVHLPHEDAEQTHLSVTAPGVSPHSPDWLSWQVALAALSGGSASRLFHAVREERGLAYSVQASSVLLGGQGFLTAYAGSTPERAPETLEVLLAELARLPQGLSQAEFGRARAGLVAGVVFGAESLRGRASGLTRDLAVFGRVRSVAELRAELGALSLEEVNAFLAGYDPVPYATVVTLGPGEAHA
- a CDS encoding RluA family pseudouridine synthase, which codes for MALNNGYTYREELGRRAQGLTVLAYLTRHYPHSAEEDWRARLERGEVRLDGRLVHGPEGLRPGQILEWRRPPWEEEDVPLRYDLVHRDAALLAVAKPSGLPTLPGGGFLRHTLLALVQAEFPAARPLHRLGRGTSGLVLFARCPQAASVLARAWREHAVQKQYRALASGIVVKEEYVITTPIGPVPHPRLGTVFAANAAGKPSRSVARVLERRPATGETLLRVDIHTGRPHQIRIHLASVGHPLVGDPLYGPGGLPRPELPGLPGDGGYRLHAERLTFTHPLTGERLSLEAPPPPELRGTR